One segment of Panicum virgatum strain AP13 chromosome 1K, P.virgatum_v5, whole genome shotgun sequence DNA contains the following:
- the LOC120642076 gene encoding ethylene-responsive transcription factor RAP2-13-like, giving the protein MAAAIDMYKYYNTSAHQIATSSSSDQELAKALEPFITSASSSSSSSPYHYYSSSSAITQDSYLPTPSYVNFATSPLPTTAATSSSSFSQLPPLYSSPYAAASAASGVTGTMGLNQLGPAQIQQIQAQLMMQQQQRGLYLGPRAQPMKQSGSPPLAPAQSKLYRGVRQRHWGKWVAEIRLPKNRTRLWLGTFDTAEDAALAYDKAAFRLRGDMARLNFPALRRGGAHLAGPLHASVDAKLTAICQSLAGSKSGSPDAESSAASPPDSPKCSASTEGEDESVSAGSPPSPTQVPPVPEMAKLDFTEAPWDETEAFHLRKYPSWEIDWDSILS; this is encoded by the coding sequence ATGGCCGCAGCCATAGATATGTACAAGTACTACAACACTAGTGCACACCAGATCGCCACCTCCTcttcttcggatcaggagctcGCGAAAGCACTCGAACCTTTTATAACGAGTGCTTCCTCATCTTCGTCTTCCTCCCCCTACCACTACTACTCGTCCTCTTCCGCCATCACCCAAGATTCTTACTTGCCTACACCCTCCTACGTCAACTTCGCCACCTCGCCTCttcccaccaccgccgccacctcctcgtcGTCTTTCTCGCAGCTTCCTCCACTGTACTCGTCGCCGTACGCTGCTGCTTCGGCGGCGTCGGGCGTGACTGGGACCATGGGCCTGAACCAGCTCGGCCCGGCCCAGATCCAGCAGATCCAGGCCCAGCTCatgatgcagcagcagcagaggggCCTGTACCTGGGCCCGCGGGCGCAGCCGATGAAGCAGTCCGGGTCGCCGCCCCTGGCGCCGGCGCAGTCGAAGCTATACCGCGGCGTGCGGCAGCGCCACTGGGGCAAGTGGGTGGCGGAGATCCGCCTCCCCAAGAACCGCACGCGGCTGTGGCTGGGCACCTTCGACACCGCCGAGGACGCGGCGCTCGCCTACGACAAGGCGGCGTTCCGGCTCCGCGGGGACATGGCGCGCCTCAACTTCCcagccctccgccgcggcggcgcgcacctGGCAGGCCCGCTCCACGCCTCTGTGGACGCCAAACTCACGGCCATCTGCCAATCCCTCGCCGGGTCCAAGAGCGGCTCCCCCGACGCCGAGTCCTCGGCCGCGTCCCCGCCGGACTCGCCCAAGTGCTCGGCGTCCACGGAGGGGGAGGACGAGTCGGTCTCCGCCGGCTCCCCGCCTTCCCCGACGCAGGTGCCGCCCGTCCCTGAGATGGCGAAGCTGGACTTCACGGAGGCGCCGTGGGACGAGACGGAGGCCTTCCACCTGCGCAAGTACCCGTCCTGGGAGATCGACTGGGACTCCATCCTCTCGTGA